The following nucleotide sequence is from Fructobacillus americanaquae.
TCAAAGAAAACAAAAAAACATAGTTGGCGGTTCCGAATTATCATGATCCTATTCGTTTTGCTATTGGCAGCAGGTGGGGTCTTCTGGTTCAATCGCCAAGGATATCAGGCTAAGAATCCAAATGACACCACGGTAACAATGGTGACAGTCAAGGATAAGGCGAGCGTCAAGCAAATCGGTGCCCAGTTACAAAAAGAGGGGATTATCCGCAACAGTCACTACTTTGTTAGTTATGCAAATAAGTATGGGGCTAAGAATATTGCGGGTGGCACTTATCCGTTGTCACAGGTTCAAGATATCGCTGAGATTTATCAAGAATTAACAGAGGGTTCTGGAGCTGAACCGGTCTTGTCTTCTGACTATACCTTTATTTCAAATACGAAGACAGCAGATCAGACAGCACAAACGATTGCTGATGCCGCTGGTGTATCAAAGTCTGATTTATTGGCTGCCTATAGTGATAGTGATTTGATGGCGCAGGCTAAGAAGGAATATCCACAGTTATTCTTAAACGCCAAGAGTGACCAAACTTTGTATGATTTCGTTTACCCAGGAATCTATCGTTTCAAGAAAGAAAAGTCGGCTAAAGACTTGGTCATGACCATGTTGAAACAGACGAATAAGACCTTAAAGCCGTACTATGCCCAGTTGAAGGCCAATAAAATTCCAGCATCAACTGCTATTTTACTGGCAGAAAATGGTGGTAAGAAAGAATTTGATCGTCGTTTAGCCTTTATTAAAAAGATTGCGCCATACAGCCAGAATCTGCAATCCCAGTATGGGATCTTGGCATCAATTTCAATCGCTCAGGCCATCCATGAATCAAACTGGGACGATTCTGCGTTGTCATCAAAGTATAATAATTATTATGGTGTGAAGACGGATGATACTACGGCTGGTAAATCAGTCGTTTTGCAGACTCAAGAAGTTGAAAACGGTCAAACGGTGACGAAGAATGCTCGCTTTGCAGTTTATGATTCTTATCAAGATTCGATGAAAGCGCACGCTAAGACAATCGCCAATGGCAATACTTGGAATGCTAACCAGTTTGCTGATGTTTTGGCCGCTAAAAATTACAAGGATGCTGCTCAAGCATTGTCAACTGATGGTTATGCTACAGACCCTAGTTATCCAAAGCTGATTATCCAAATTATTGAAAATTGGAACTTAGCTCAGTACGATAAAAATTAACCTTTGAAAGCCTGCTTTGTCAGGCTTTTTATTATTTTTTGAAATTTTTTTGTAAAAAAAGTTGTGTAACCGTTTACATTCGTGTAGAATATAGCTTGTAAGATAAGTGAAAGGAACTTAAACATTATGAACTTTGCAATTTTAATTGCCTTGCTCCCAGCTTTATTCTGGGGTTCAGTTGGGCTTGTATCAACAAAGATGGGCGGATCAGCCTCACAACAAACTTTTGGAATGTCAATCGGAGCATTGATTTTCGGAATGCTGACACTCTTCGGTTTTGTATTGCCACATGGCTTCTACCTTGGTTCTGAAATTTGGGTTGTTGGTATTTTATCAGGATTGGTTTGGGCCATGGGAATGGTTTTCCAGTTTTTGCTCTTCAAAGAAATGGGTGTTTCATTAGGAATGCCTTTGTCAACAGCCGGCCAAATTATCATGAACGCCTTGTTGGCTGCCACTCTCTTGGGCGAGTGGGAGAACGCAGCTATGTGGATTGTCGGGGTTATCTCGATTGCCCTAGTTGTGACTGGTGCGACCTTTATTTCAAAGCCAGATAAGACTGCAGCAACGCCTTCAAAAATCGATGCTAAGGGAATCTTCTACTTAGTCATGTCAACTGCGGGCTTCATGCTTTACTTCGTTTTGCCTAACTTTTTGTCAAAGATTGGTTATATCTCAGAAGATATTAAGTCTGCTGGCCATGGCTTGAATTATATGACGGCGATCGTTGGTCCTCAGGCCATTGGTCAGGTTATTGGTTCACTGATTATCGTGCTCTTTGTTTTCCGCGAAGGAAAGCAAATGTTCTCAAAGCCAACTTGGAAGAACTTGCTAACTGGTTTGGTTTGGGCCTTTGGAAATATCTTCATGTTCGTTTCATCTGCTAACCCAGCCGTTGGTCAAACAATTGCCACTGCTTTGTCACAGTTGAGTATCGTAGTTGGTACCTTTGGTGGTATCTACATCCTGCATGAAAAGAAGACTTCTACTCAAATGAAGTTTATCATTGCCGGAACGCTCTTGGTGTTGGTTGGTGCCATCTTGATTGGTAACATTCACTCCTTTTCATAATTCATTAATTGATTACCATCAGCAACATAATATAAATCAAAAAGGCAGGCGCTTCCAAGAAGGGAAGGGCCTGCCTTTTACTTTGCTGATTTTACCTTAATATTAGAAAAAACCACTCAATTTGCTTTGAGTGGTTTTTTGACTTAGTCTTGCTTTGCCTTAACAGACAAGATTTCAACTTGAATTTCAACGTTGTTAGGTAACGGCACCTTGACAGTGTCGCCCTTATGCTTGCCAAGCAAGGCAGCAGCCATTGGTGATTCATTTGAAATTTTACCAGCCATTGGGTCTGCTTCAACAGAACCAACGATGGTATAGGTTTCGGGATCTTCATCTGGCAGTTCCTTGAAGGTTACTTCCTTACCCAACGTTACTTCATCGCTGTCAGAGTTGTCAGCTGAAATGATTTCAGCGTTTTCAATCATCTTGCGAACAGTAACAATCCGTCCTTCAACAAAGGCTTGTTCGTCCTTCGCTGATTGGTATTCAGAGTTTTCAGACAAGTCGCCGTAGGAACGTGCGATTTGAATGCGGTTAGTAATTTCTGGACGTTGCTTGGTGATTAAGTCGTCAAGCTCCGCTTGCAATTTGTCACGACCTGCGGCCGTCATTGGGAATTTTTTTTCTTCCGCCATGGTTCTCTTCCTTTCAGTGCCATGTAGCACAAAAAATACAGCACGTTGAATATATCACGGTCCTAGCCTCGGCGCAAGGTTTCTCGTCGATTCTTTTTAAAGGATGCAGCGGCAGCGATTAAGAGGGCTGTTAGGATTGATAAAAAGAGACCGGGAACTAGCAGCGGTGGTGTATAGCTTAAGGTCAAACGATGTTTACCAGGGCTTGTTGGGATCGCAATCAGACCTTGGAGCACCGTCTTTGTTTTGACCACCTTGCCATCAACCTTGGCCTGCCAACCCGAGGCAGCTGGAATACTAGTCATAATTAAGGGCTGGTCGGCTGTTGTGACAATCGTACCACTAATTTTGCGTGAGTTGGCTTTTTTAATGGTCAGTGAGTGCTGCTTTAGTTTTGCTAGATCCTGGTTAACGGCTTGCTGATCGAAGTAGTAGATGGCAAAGTCGTCAAGGTAACGCGAATCGGCGCCAGCATTTAAGGTAATCGTTAAGATTTGAGTCTGGCCCTGCTTGTTGGTATTGAGATTCAAGGCCACAGTATGGTCATATGAACTTGACTGGGTCAGAAGTTCACCATTTAGTCGGAGGTCGACTGAATCGAGGTTGATTGCACCACCAATATTAAGATAGTAAGAATCATTAGTTGTTGGTGTGTAAGCTAAGGTTAAGACGGCTTTCTGATCTTTATTGACCTTTTGAATTGTCCCACCGGTCAAATCTGCTGTCGTTGTTAGGTTTTCAGTTTTGAGTACTCGGAAAGGCTCTCGGTATAGTAATTGCTGCTTTGATTGACCGGCAAGATTGGCGAGGAGGTTGGCTTGGTTGACTAGGGGATAACGTAGGGATAGTGGGGTAGTCAAGGCTTGATTTGAAGCTGCATAGGCGAGGCTGAGAGCTGTTGGATTCTCTTTTAGCGCCCAATTCTTGCCACTGGCAACGGTTTTTTGTTGATCGTAGTCGGGCCGATTGCTTTGCTTCAAATAAGCAGCACTAGTATTTAGGTGGCCAGTTGTTTTGATAAAGTATTTAAAGGCTAGCAGGGAATCTGTGATGGTCGTTCCATTAACATAGGAAATTTTTGAATCGCCTTCGATTTGGCCGATGTTTTGGTAAAACTTACCTGTAGTGGCAGGGAGCAGGGATGAAAAATGGCTGCCGGCCTTAAAATTAGCCGAAAAGCTATCGTTATTGGTCCGACTGAGGCCCTGGCTAATGCGATACCAAGAATTATCGTGTTGAGTGGCTGCCTTGGAAACCGCTGTGAGTCGAGTGACACCAGCCTCATAGGTGGCCTTTGTTAGATAGGAAAGATTGTTTAACGTTTTACCGGCATTGAAAATCAGGTAACCCGTGGTCACAATCAATAGGAGTAACATCTTCACTTGCTTATCGTCGTCTAGCACAATTAAAATTAGGATTGTTAAAAGATAACCGCAGAGAAAGCCGAGAAGGGCGTTTTTATCTAGGTAAGAAACTTTCAGCAACTGGCTAGATCCCCAAATTGTCAGCGCTAAAACAGCCACAAGGTAAAAAGTACGGGCGAGCAGGCCGGGCTGCCAAGTTGGTTGAAAACCCTTGGCAGCTAAGACAATTAAAAAGAAAGAAATTAAAAAAGAGAACCGAGCTGGATACCAAACGGGGTACTGTCCGCCATGGAAAAGTAAGATCAATGGCGCAAAGGTCGTTGCCAAAATTAAAATCACTAAGATGAGGCCGGCCATCAATTTCTCGCGAAGTAAAACCTTCTTGCTAGCAAAAAAGGCCCAGAGGGCAATTAAAATTAATGGTGCTACTAAAAAATTAGCTTGACCGGTTTGCATTTGATCAAAATCAAAGGACCCCGGCATTAACTTCAGAAATAATAAGAGCGGGTTATTATCAAATTTGAATAACCAGGTGGAATTGTGGGTCGTTTTCCCCATCTTTAGTTGGGCATAGGTTGGTAGCCAGAGCCAAGCGGTTAACAAAATGCTTAAGAGTCCTGATTTTACCAATGTGAAAATGATTTTTAGCCGATTTTTGTTTTGACTATCAAGGAGGCGAAAGGGCACGTAAAGAAATAAGAAGAGCCCCACCATCCAAGCGATGTAATAGTTGGTGATAATCGTTGCCACCAACATTGCTAAAAAGGCTCCAGAACCATGGTGAGCCAGAAGTCGTTCCAATGAAAGAATCAGCAAAGGGAAAATGGCAGCGGTATCCAGCCACAGCAAGTTTAAATCGTTAGCGATAAACCAGGCTGAGAGCGGGTAATTAATGGCGAAAATCAGAATCCAGTAGCCCGATAACCAATTCATCTTCTTAATTAAAAGCGCCATGGAAAAGCCGGCCAAACCAATTTTTAAAACGGTAACGACTAGACTCCAAATCGGCATGGTCTTCGTTGAGGCGAGTAAGAAGAGTAGGTTAAATGGTGACATTAAATAATAAGACCACTCACCAACCATGTCACCACCAATTCCGGATGAAAAGGAATAAAAAAAGGCAGATGGGTCAGATAGAAGCGTATGCTTAAACTGAATAAAGTAATCCAGGTATTGCTGGCCTAAATCAACCGTTAAAATGGTTGATGAACCAAAGGGGGTCATCCCGCGACCAGCAAAATAAGCAGTCATTAAAATAACTGGAATCAGAAAAGAAAGTGTGACTGGAGAAAAAAGGTATTTTTGAGCGATTTGTCTGTAATTATTCATGCCTCTAGAATAACAAAATTCGGTTGAAATTTAGCGATAAATTCGCTTTTTATGGTAAAGTAGAGAGAATCATAATGAACATAAATAGAAAGAATTCAAATGAAGCGCAATCCTTACCTTGAAGACCGTGATAAAAATGATGCTCGAGCCAACTTGCCGTCCCGGCTAAAGTTACTTTTAGGCGTCGTCATTGCTTTAACATTGGCATTGATTATTCAATTGGCCTTTTTGACAATCAAACAGGGGCCAGCCTTTGAAACAGAGGTGAGCAAGTCTGATGAAACAGTTGAATTAGGCAGTGCTCAGCGTGGCCTGATATATGATAGTACCGGAAAAGTCATTACTGGCAATAAACCCGAGGCAGCTATTACCTATACGAGAGGTAAATTAACGACTTCGACCCAGATTGCTAAGATTGCCAAGACGCTATCAAAGTATATTTCAATCGATACTAGTCGTTTAAGTGACCGGGCGAAGGCCGATTACTACCTCGCGACAAACCCAACACAAGCGACAAAGATTCAAACGAAGTTACAAAAGCAATATGGGAAGACTGCTGATAGTTGGTCGTCTACTCAATTAAGTACTTACCAAGCTCAGTACGTGATGAATCATAATCTGGACAAGGATATTGATGCCAATCAGGCAATGATTTTCCAAAAGATGTCAGGAGCCTATGCGTTATCGACAACTTATATCCAAGAATCAGGTGTTTCTGATAAGGCTCAGGCTGAAATTGGCGAACGGTTGTCCGATATGCCTGGTATCAAGATTGGTGAGTCTTTCTCTCGTGATTATCCTGAAGGTAATGATTTCGAACCAATGGTTGGTACGGTAACCAATGAATCGACTGGTTTGCCGGAAGACAGGTTGCACATACTATTGGCACAGGGTTATTCACAAAATGAACCAGTTGGTAGCTTTGCTCTTGAGAAGCAGTATGAATCGTTATTGAAGGGATCACCGTCGCAAACGGTCATTTCGACGATGAATGGTGTCAAGAGTTCTGATATTAAGTACGAAGGGCAGGCTGGTGACTCTTTGAAGTTGACGATTAACTCTGCCTTTCAAAAGAAAGTACAACAAATTTTGGAAGATAATTTACCTGGTGGTGATGTGCAGGGGGCTTATGCGACTGTTATTAATCCCTATACTGGCGCAATTTATGCCATGGGTGGGGTTAGTCGTGATAGTAAAACTGGAACGAAGACGGCTAATCCGTTAGGAAATATTAATGCTGCCATCGTCATGGGGTCTGTTGTGAAGCCAGCCATTCTAGCCACTGGTTTCCAAAAGGGTGTGGTCACACCAACAAACAATACGATGTATGATCAGGCGATTAAGATTCAAGGAACGCCAAACATTACTTCGTACTGGAACCAGGGCGGTAGTCCGGTTGCCGTTGATGCACCAACGGCCTTGGAGCGGTCTTCGAACACCTATTTCGTTCAATTAGGAATGAAAATTGGTGGCCAGACTTATTCTCCCGGTGAACAGTTGAAGCTTCGTTCGGATGCTTTCCAAACGTTGCGCAATGGTTTGGCACAGTTTGGCTTAGGGACAAAGACTGGGATTGATATTGATGGCGAAACAGCCGGTTATCGTGGACCGACAAGTGGTGCTAATATTGGAAAATATTTGTACGAATCATTCGGGCAGTACGATTCCTACACGACAATGCAATTGGCCCGTTACGTTTCGGTCATCGCCAATGGTGGCTACTTAGTTCAGCCACACTTGGTTGGCTCGGTCTTGCAAAGTGATGTTTCGGGTAAGAACCAAAAGACCGTTTGGACGGCGCAGCCACAACTTCAAGGTCAAGTTTCTTTGACGACTGACCAGTGGAACGTCATTAAGAATGGAATGTACCGAGTGGCCAACGGTTCGGATCCGCATAACACGGGCTCTAGTTTGCACGGCTTGTCGCCAGAGGTCTATGCTAAGACCGGAACTGCTGAAACAACGACCAATGGTCATTCAACTTATACTGAATCAATGGTGGCTTATGTTCCTGGTCAACCATTTGCTATGTCTTTGGCTATTCCAGGATTGAATTCCTATCTGGATGGAACGAATGGTCGTATCTCAAAGGAAATTATTAATGCCTTCTGGGATACTGTCATGAATAAGCCAAGTTAAAATGACTTAAAAGACAAGCGGCATCAAAAAAACCAGTACTGAAATTTTTCAGTACTGGTTTTTTGTGTTGCAATTGTTAATTAGTCGTTTACATTTGGTTTGACGCCATACAAGTCAATTCGATACTCAGTAATTTTTAAACCGGTTGCAGCTTGGGCAGCCTTGATCAAGGGCGCAGGGTCAAAGTTAGCTGCATCGATAATCTCGTTAGTCTGCGTATTAATAACGTGATAATGGGGATGAGAAGCGGCATCATAGTGACGCTTACCATCTGAAATTCCCTCAATCACGACGACTAATTTAGCATTAACAAATTTCTCTAAAGTATTATAAACAGTTGCTAGAGAAATATCTGGTAAATCATTATGAATCATTTCCGCCGTAGGGTGGGTATCGTGACTCATCATGTACTCTAGTAAGGTCAACCGTTGATTAGTTGCCTTAAGTTTGTGTTCTTGTAAAACGGATTTCAGCTGATCAAGCATATTTTCCCCTCCTAATGTATCGAATACATTACGATTATAACATGTGCTTAGAACAATTCAAAGACTTCTTGTCAAATATTTTAAAATTTGTAGTTATTTGCCAGAATTATTCTTAACTAATTATATAAATAAGAATAAAGTGGACATTAATGACTTAGAAAAGATACTTATTTGAACTGATAGATATGCTTGACAAACGAAAACGGAGCTGATAAACTATATTAGAACAATTCTTAATTAAGGGGGATTATTGAGAATGAAAAAGAAATCATTAATGGCCCAAAACAACTTGGTTCGTGCGGGCGTCATGGGAGGCAATGATGGGATTTTATCGGTTGCCGGGATCATTATTGGTGTTGCCGGTGCGGGCCAGAGCTTAACGGCCGTAATGCTATCTGGTTTTGCCGGAACGCTAGCCGGTATGGTCTCGATGGCGATGGGGGAGTATGTCTCGGTTGAATCGTCCAGGGATGCTCAGGATCGGGCTCGAAAAGAAGAATCGAAGGTTTTAGACCAAGATTACGACAAAGAATTTAATTTTGTCAAAGACAAGTATCAAGCTGATGGCATTTCAGCTCAGATGGCTTTGCAGGCGACAAAAGAAATGATGGCAAAGGATCCTTTAGAAACAATGGTGCGTGAACGCTTTGGTTTTTCGTTAAATTCCAAGGTTTCTGCGGGTGGTGCTGCTATCGTCTCTTTTTTCGCCTTCCCAACCGGAGCAGCCTTTCCAATGACATTGATGGGCTTAGCAAAACCAGAGTGGCGGATTGCAGCGACCTTTTTAGCAGTCTTAGTGGCATTATTAATTACGGGTTATTTAGCTGCCGTGATTAATGGTGCTAACCGCATGCGAGGCGCCCTAAGGAACCTTGTCGCGGGAATATTAACGATGGCTGTGACGTTAGCAATCGGTTCACTCTTTCGCTAATGGAGAAGAAAAAGATGAAAAATGTTTGCAGTAGAGTTACTGATCGTTTTGAGAAAAAAAAGAACGGTCAAACCATGGAAGAGCGGCTAAATGCGATTCGAGCCGGAATCCTCGGTTCAAACGACGGCATTTTAACCGTTGTTGGTGTTGTTTTCTCAGTTGCGGCAGCGACAACCAACCGGCTGGTCATCGTCATTGCCGCCTTGTCGGACTTACTGGCCTGTGCCTTATCAATGGGATCGGGTGAGTTTGCAGCCGTTTCCTCGCAGTCTGATAGTGAGCGGGTTGCCGTTGATCGTGAACGTGTGGCGCTAAAAGAAGACTTTGATGAACAGTTGACAATAGTTCAAGCCTATTATGAAGACCGGGGTGTGACAACCGTAACAGCCAAGGCCATTGCGATTGAATTGTTAGCACAAAAACCATTAGAAACGATTTTATCTGTTAAATATGATATGACCCTTGGTCATTACGTTTCACCAATTGAAGCCTCTTTTGCTTCAACATTCTCGGCAGCTCTTGGTGGTGCCTTACCATTGCTGGCGTTACTCTTATCACCAATGAAGTATCAATATATTGCAGCAATTTTGGCAACGGTAATGGCGGTTTCTTTGACCGGTCTTATTTCGGCTCTCTTATCGAAGGGAATGGTGAAACGAGCGATTATCAGAAATATTTGGATTGGGCTTTTAACGATTGTGATTCACTTTAGCATTGGTCAGCTATTTTAAAACAAGGGGTCCTAAAAATGGTCTAACTGAAATTTTTTAAAAAAGTCTTGGCTTCACGCTGAAAAAATTTTATAATGTATGTGAAGTTTTGTTATAGCAAATTGATGTTATTTTAACGGAGGATGAAAATGAAAGTTGTTGTTGTTGGTGCCTCTCATGGTGGTCATGAAGCCGCACATGAAGCTTTAACTAGGTACCCAGATGCACAAGTTACTGTTTATGAAGCAGGCGACTTTGTGTCCTTTATGTCTTGTGGAATGGAATTATTCTTAGAAGACAAGGTGACAAACCGTGATGATGTTCGCAACTTTAAGCCGGCTGATTTGGAAAAGTTTGGTGGCAAAGTTTTGACGCAACATGAAGTGACTGGGATTGATACGGATGCTAAGAAGGTAACCGTTAAGAACTGGGCGACCGGTGAAGTTTTGGAAGACTCATATGATAAGTTGATTTTGTCTTCTGGTGTAATGCCAGCGACAATCCCAGTACCTGGTGCTGATTTGGATAATGTTTATCTGATGCGTGGTCGTGATTGGGCAACTAAGATTTACGATAAGTTGCACGATGATGCTGTTTCTTCCGTTGTTGTCGTTGGAACTGGTTACATTGGAATCGAAGCTGCTGAAGTCTTTGCGAAGGCAGGCAAGCAGGTCACAGTCATTGACTTGATTGACCGCCCATTGGGGAATTACCTTGATGCTGAATTAGCTGAAAAGGTCCGGGTTGAATTGGAAAAGAATGGAGTGAACTTGCACCTCGGTCATACGGTTGCTGCTTTTGAGGGCGATGGTACGTTGGCCAAGGTCAAGGACGATGCCGGTCAAGTGTTTGATGCTGATTTGGCAATTGTTGCGGCTGGGGTGAAGCCAAATACGAAGTACTTGCAAGGAACAATCGACTTAGACCAACGTGGTTGGATTAAGACGGATCCATACTTGCGAACATCTGCCGAGGATGTCTACGCGATTGGTGATGCAATCTTGCCACTCTTTGCTCCAGCTGGCCAGCCAGCACCGATTGCTTTGGCTTCAACTGCTCGTCGCGAAGCACGCTATGTAATCGAAACGATGACGATGGATAAGCCTGCTCGTTCATTTGCTGGTGTCAATGGTTCATCCGCTTTGCCAGTCTTTGATTACAACCTGGCAACAACCGGTGTGAACGCCAATAATGCCGCTAAGATGAACTTAGAAATTGCTTCCTCATTGTATGAAGCGACCATCCGACCTGAATTCGTCAAGGAAGGGAACCCAGAAATTAGTGTTAAGCTGATTTTCAACCCTAAGACGCATGCGATTTTGGGTGGCCAGGTCTTGTCAAAGGCCGAAGTTACCGCCCATGCGAACACGATTGCCTTAGCAATTAAGGGCAAGATGACCTTGGAAGACTTGGCCGAAGCCGACTTCTTCTTCCAGCCTGGTTATGACCGTCAATGGTCTGTCTTAAACTTGGCAGCCCAGACTGCTTTGGGTCAAATTCCATCTGTTTAACTTTAAAATTAGCTTTTTTCAACTTAAAAAGACCTCAAACTGTGAGGTCTTTTTGCTTGTAATTATGGCATAATAGGATTTATGAAAAAACGTTTTAAAAAAATCTGGGCTTATCTGGACCACCGTTTTCGGGCTGATGCTCTGGTGACTTATTTTACCCGTGCACAGTTAACGTTAGTTGGGCCAACTTTTGCCTACTATGTGGTTTTGACACTGATTCCACTGTTGATCATGTTCGTGTTGACAATTGCGGCATTGAATTTGAAAACAGAGCATGTAGTGGTTGTTTTGGCACAGATGTTGCCTTCTTCGATTGCTAACTTTTTAACACCAATTGTGAATTCGGTTGCCCATACTAATACAAAATCTTATCTTTCTTTTTCACTAATTTTTATTGCTTGGTCGCTATCACAAGTTTTGGCCGTTTTGCGCAGTACCTTCAACAAAATTGCTGATAAGGAAGAAGTGGGGTTACCAATTCTTTCAAGACTTTGGGCCTTTCTATGGTTAATCGTCATGTTGGTAACCGTTGCCGCCATCATTTTGATTGGGAATATTACGGCATTGCTGATTAACCATTGGACCGGGATTGTGATTGCCTCACCAACTCGCTGGCTGGTCATTATTGGCTTGTGGATTTTTTTGATTTGGGTAAACTACCGCTTACCGGTAAAGGCTGCCCGTCCGTCCTTTTTAGCAGTGATAGTGGGGACATTGATTGATCTATCGTTATTAATGCTCTTAAACCGCGTTTTTGTTTGGTTTGCTGATATCCAGTTCCATCGATCCGGTGTTTACCAGTCCTTGGCGTCGATTGCTGTTTTCTTGATTTGGTTGGACCTTTTGGCAACGATTTTGGTCGTGGGCTTTATTCTAATGACATGGTTAACGGAATTCCCGTTCTTTAGTAAGGACGATCAGGAAAAGGAGAAAGAAAATGTTTAACCAACAGGATTTTCTTGTTTTTGCCGATCCAACTTTGGATGGACGGATGGATAAAATTCGCGCAATTATTGATCCGAAGTTCGAGGACTTTGCCGATTTGGCATTACCAATTTTAAAAGAAGATGGTCAGGAGTGGTATGCACACGTCGCCAAGCATAAAATGCGTAAGACCAATGCACCAGATAATACTTGGGTGGCCTTTGCCCCGAATAAGCGGGGCTATAAGATGATGCCCCATTTCGAGTTGGGTTTGTGGGCGGATAACTTGTATCTTTACCTGGCCGTTGAGGAAAATATGAAGCCCAAGGATTTGGCTAACATTTTGCCAAAGCTGCGGACGGTGGTGGACCAAGTGACTCAGCTACCAAGAGAGTATTGCCTATCATTAAACCATATGGTAAATGAAAATCAGGAATTGGCCAGCTATTCGAATGCGGTGGATCGCTATGAAAAGGTTAAGGCGGCTGAGATTTTGGTTGGCTTGAAGGTACCGGCTGATTCGCCATTAATGGGCCAGGAGAAGCTAACAGAGACCTTGATTCATGCCCTAAAGACGCTGCTACCAATTTACGAAAAATTGCGCTAAGGGCCAAGTAGGGCAATTAGAAGAATAAAAAAACCAGGCGTTTGGCTTTATTGCAAAGTGCCTGGTTTTTTATGTGCGATGCTTAGTCTTAATTAGCAGTGAAGTCCATTAATTGGAGAGTCTGGGCTTG
It contains:
- a CDS encoding glycoside hydrolase family 73 protein, which produces MEFEKRRQSSKKTKKHSWRFRIIMILFVLLLAAGGVFWFNRQGYQAKNPNDTTVTMVTVKDKASVKQIGAQLQKEGIIRNSHYFVSYANKYGAKNIAGGTYPLSQVQDIAEIYQELTEGSGAEPVLSSDYTFISNTKTADQTAQTIADAAGVSKSDLLAAYSDSDLMAQAKKEYPQLFLNAKSDQTLYDFVYPGIYRFKKEKSAKDLVMTMLKQTNKTLKPYYAQLKANKIPASTAILLAENGGKKEFDRRLAFIKKIAPYSQNLQSQYGILASISIAQAIHESNWDDSALSSKYNNYYGVKTDDTTAGKSVVLQTQEVENGQTVTKNARFAVYDSYQDSMKAHAKTIANGNTWNANQFADVLAAKNYKDAAQALSTDGYATDPSYPKLIIQIIENWNLAQYDKN
- a CDS encoding GRP family sugar transporter, with the protein product MNFAILIALLPALFWGSVGLVSTKMGGSASQQTFGMSIGALIFGMLTLFGFVLPHGFYLGSEIWVVGILSGLVWAMGMVFQFLLFKEMGVSLGMPLSTAGQIIMNALLAATLLGEWENAAMWIVGVISIALVVTGATFISKPDKTAATPSKIDAKGIFYLVMSTAGFMLYFVLPNFLSKIGYISEDIKSAGHGLNYMTAIVGPQAIGQVIGSLIIVLFVFREGKQMFSKPTWKNLLTGLVWAFGNIFMFVSSANPAVGQTIATALSQLSIVVGTFGGIYILHEKKTSTQMKFIIAGTLLVLVGAILIGNIHSFS
- the greA gene encoding transcription elongation factor GreA, which encodes MAEEKKFPMTAAGRDKLQAELDDLITKQRPEITNRIQIARSYGDLSENSEYQSAKDEQAFVEGRIVTVRKMIENAEIISADNSDSDEVTLGKEVTFKELPDEDPETYTIVGSVEADPMAGKISNESPMAAALLGKHKGDTVKVPLPNNVEIQVEILSVKAKQD
- a CDS encoding YfhO family protein: MNNYRQIAQKYLFSPVTLSFLIPVILMTAYFAGRGMTPFGSSTILTVDLGQQYLDYFIQFKHTLLSDPSAFFYSFSSGIGGDMVGEWSYYLMSPFNLLFLLASTKTMPIWSLVVTVLKIGLAGFSMALLIKKMNWLSGYWILIFAINYPLSAWFIANDLNLLWLDTAAIFPLLILSLERLLAHHGSGAFLAMLVATIITNYYIAWMVGLFLFLYVPFRLLDSQNKNRLKIIFTLVKSGLLSILLTAWLWLPTYAQLKMGKTTHNSTWLFKFDNNPLLLFLKLMPGSFDFDQMQTGQANFLVAPLILIALWAFFASKKVLLREKLMAGLILVILILATTFAPLILLFHGGQYPVWYPARFSFLISFFLIVLAAKGFQPTWQPGLLARTFYLVAVLALTIWGSSQLLKVSYLDKNALLGFLCGYLLTILILIVLDDDKQVKMLLLLIVTTGYLIFNAGKTLNNLSYLTKATYEAGVTRLTAVSKAATQHDNSWYRISQGLSRTNNDSFSANFKAGSHFSSLLPATTGKFYQNIGQIEGDSKISYVNGTTITDSLLAFKYFIKTTGHLNTSAAYLKQSNRPDYDQQKTVASGKNWALKENPTALSLAYAASNQALTTPLSLRYPLVNQANLLANLAGQSKQQLLYREPFRVLKTENLTTTADLTGGTIQKVNKDQKAVLTLAYTPTTNDSYYLNIGGAINLDSVDLRLNGELLTQSSSYDHTVALNLNTNKQGQTQILTITLNAGADSRYLDDFAIYYFDQQAVNQDLAKLKQHSLTIKKANSRKISGTIVTTADQPLIMTSIPAASGWQAKVDGKVVKTKTVLQGLIAIPTSPGKHRLTLSYTPPLLVPGLFLSILTALLIAAAASFKKNRRETLRRG
- a CDS encoding peptidoglycan D,D-transpeptidase FtsI family protein codes for the protein MKRNPYLEDRDKNDARANLPSRLKLLLGVVIALTLALIIQLAFLTIKQGPAFETEVSKSDETVELGSAQRGLIYDSTGKVITGNKPEAAITYTRGKLTTSTQIAKIAKTLSKYISIDTSRLSDRAKADYYLATNPTQATKIQTKLQKQYGKTADSWSSTQLSTYQAQYVMNHNLDKDIDANQAMIFQKMSGAYALSTTYIQESGVSDKAQAEIGERLSDMPGIKIGESFSRDYPEGNDFEPMVGTVTNESTGLPEDRLHILLAQGYSQNEPVGSFALEKQYESLLKGSPSQTVISTMNGVKSSDIKYEGQAGDSLKLTINSAFQKKVQQILEDNLPGGDVQGAYATVINPYTGAIYAMGGVSRDSKTGTKTANPLGNINAAIVMGSVVKPAILATGFQKGVVTPTNNTMYDQAIKIQGTPNITSYWNQGGSPVAVDAPTALERSSNTYFVQLGMKIGGQTYSPGEQLKLRSDAFQTLRNGLAQFGLGTKTGIDIDGETAGYRGPTSGANIGKYLYESFGQYDSYTTMQLARYVSVIANGGYLVQPHLVGSVLQSDVSGKNQKTVWTAQPQLQGQVSLTTDQWNVIKNGMYRVANGSDPHNTGSSLHGLSPEVYAKTGTAETTTNGHSTYTESMVAYVPGQPFAMSLAIPGLNSYLDGTNGRISKEIINAFWDTVMNKPS
- a CDS encoding Fur family transcriptional regulator codes for the protein MLDQLKSVLQEHKLKATNQRLTLLEYMMSHDTHPTAEMIHNDLPDISLATVYNTLEKFVNAKLVVVIEGISDGKRHYDAASHPHYHVINTQTNEIIDAANFDPAPLIKAAQAATGLKITEYRIDLYGVKPNVND